In Styela clava chromosome 10, kaStyClav1.hap1.2, whole genome shotgun sequence, the sequence TTACAAGAATTGGCAGACAAATTAGGTACAAACCTTATGCCTGGCGTGTTTCAAATAGTGGATGATGGCTACAGAGGAAAAGGAATTGGATCAAAATTCGTCATGCAAGCGGTGCAGATGATGAGTGACGAAGTCGTAAAAAGAAAGCGTCTCGCTGGAATAGCAAACCCAAAACCTCCCCTGGCTCATTGCATCTGTGATCATGAAAGGTCTAGGAATTTCACGAAGAAAAGTGGATTCATAGAAGTGGCTCAATTACGTACAAATAACGTTGGAGTTCTAGGCAAAGATACATCCCATATATGGATATTTTTACTTCCACCTGAGGATCCGAGTTGGATTTATGAAGCCAGAAAAATGTTTGCTCATTCATCGAATCTGTAAACATTTCTTTTTGTGCTCCATACTTATCAGGCACATATAAGCATTGCGGAACTTATGTGAACTAACTCGAATTAAATAGTTTCTCAGCTGCCAATGTTTGACGGAATAATAGTCTGGAGGAAATTACTAACAGTCATGAGTTATACCCTTTATAAAAACCATGATTTTTTTGCAGAATAGATTACTGCCTTTTATTAAATTCTTGTGCTAATACTAAAAAACATTATCAGATTATTTTTTATGTCTTATGTCTTGATTGTCTTTGcaatatatatgattttgtGCAATATATTATATTCCATTTTCTTCGGATTTTTTGTATATAAATGAAAtgacatatattatataaatatatataactatttCTCGGAATAATGATTTTCTTTTATAGATACCAGTTACATTCCACTAAAAATATTATGTTAGAAGTATTTTGGAATACTACTTCTCTTTATGATATTAGTCCTGTAACTGATTGCGTTTAGCAAACCGCATTAGTAAAGTATCGCGTTAATCGGTAGTTTTTACAAACCGCTTTTCTAGTAGAAAGTTATCTATGAATCATGCTGTTTTAGTATTTTCTTGACGCGTTGCGATAAAAAAGGTTACTCTGGTGTCAGTCGTATCGAGAGCAAGATTGTTTGTAAAATACATACGATAAATTCAATCGTATTTGATAGAAACATTCTTGATAAAAGATATATAACAGTTTACTTCTGTGAGAAaactcatttaaaaaatatctatgACTTTAGTTTTATTATACACCTGTGCAAAACCAATggataacaataaaatttgatgCATGAAGAACATCTTTCGAATGGCAACTGATtgatacaaacaaaaaactatataaaaatgAAGACGAGAACAGAAGCATTTTATGTATTACATAACATATCCGGGGACTACTCATTGccaattgaattgaataaatttcacGCAAAATAAACGACGCACTGATTTTCTTAAACACAAACACAAAGAAGCCCAAGTTATTTTGCCATTAGTTAGGCTTAGTCAAACATAAATGCATGATTGCACTTTTGTTTTTCGTTGCTTGCCCACCTACCAGATTTGTATGTTGAAATTTACAaagtatatgaatatatatctgAGAAACAACTGATGAGCAAACATGCATACGATGGACACGAAACGAAACTTCTCAACAATGTGCTTTAGCTTGCATAAAACGAGATTTCAAGAACGTTTCAATAAAGAAGGCTACGGAATAGCACAAAATTGTTCTTATACTCGAATGACTTTATTATTCACTTACAAATATCTACTCTGATCAAGTTTGATGGAACGTTTAGTACTGTTTGTTCTTGACTACCCAAATCTGTGCGAGAAGTTTTCAGAAGAGTCAACCCTCAAAAATGGGCTCAAAGATGGCAATCCAAGCTGGTCTTATTGAAAGGAGTCCACAACTAGGTTCCATGACACTGAGTAGGTTTTAAATCGCTGGTTAGTATTTTCTGGTTTCTGGAATAATTTCTTGTGAACCAATCACATTCAGAGGT encodes:
- the LOC120338395 gene encoding uncharacterized protein LOC120338395 isoform X2, with amino-acid sequence MWIELSERKESDWRKCFKICQRAFQNDPFYTYTHPDPEIRREFLKVYFDYLYPAIFQDGKGILVVIKAEDEEGIKIIGGMSVTMYQDEELENDHTALLAVDRNGWMKHSRRDDWEYKTYYYKLQELADKLGTNLMPGVFQIVDDGYRGKGIGSKFVMQAVQMMSDEVVKRKRLAGIANPKPPLAHCICDHERSRNFTKKSGFIEVAQLRTNNVGVLGKDTSHIWIFLLPPEDPSWIYEARKMFAHSSNL